The following proteins are encoded in a genomic region of Deltaproteobacteria bacterium:
- a CDS encoding diaminopimelate epimerase: MTRADIPFYKMSGSGNDFIVVDNRTGVVEEKDLNQWIASVCRRKHSVGADGFILIETSEQVDFKWRFFNADGGEVEMCGNGGRCAARLAHLKGIAGPNLSFETKAGVIRAEVTDKRVKLEMPEPSRAKLDYPLEVKGKIFTVSSITVGVPHVVIWPKDVEKAPVFEAGSAIRHHERYAPAGTNVNFVQPLENGSFAIRTYERGVENETLACGTGSVAAALVASAKGMTGSPVAIHTRGGELLKIYFEKNGNDYHNVFLEGDAIVVYEGKLWNEAA, from the coding sequence ATGACAAGAGCAGATATCCCTTTCTACAAAATGAGCGGCAGTGGAAACGATTTCATCGTTGTTGACAACCGCACCGGGGTCGTGGAGGAAAAGGATCTTAACCAATGGATTGCATCAGTATGCCGCAGGAAACACTCAGTGGGGGCTGACGGGTTTATCCTGATTGAGACTTCCGAGCAGGTCGATTTCAAGTGGCGCTTTTTCAACGCAGATGGGGGAGAAGTTGAGATGTGCGGCAACGGAGGCCGCTGTGCGGCAAGGCTTGCCCATCTAAAGGGAATTGCAGGGCCCAACCTCAGCTTTGAAACCAAGGCAGGCGTAATCCGGGCCGAGGTGACAGACAAAAGGGTCAAGCTGGAGATGCCGGAACCCTCAAGAGCGAAGCTCGATTATCCCCTGGAGGTTAAAGGAAAAATTTTCACTGTAAGCAGTATCACCGTGGGTGTGCCACATGTGGTGATCTGGCCAAAGGATGTGGAGAAGGCGCCTGTTTTTGAAGCAGGCAGCGCTATCAGGCACCATGAGCGTTATGCCCCGGCCGGAACAAACGTGAACTTTGTTCAGCCTTTAGAAAACGGCTCCTTTGCCATTCGCACCTATGAACGGGGTGTGGAGAATGAAACCCTTGCCTGCGGGACTGGTTCGGTTGCTGCCGCCCTCGTTGCCTCTGCCAAGGGGATGACTGGTTCGCCTGTGGCCATTCACACCAGGGGCGGGGAGCTTTTGAAGATCTATTTTGAGAAAAACGGCAATGATTATCACAACGTCTTTCTCGAGGGTGATGCAATAGTCGTTTATGAAGGTAAGCTTTGGAATGAGGCCGCATAG